One Struthio camelus isolate bStrCam1 unplaced genomic scaffold, bStrCam1.hap1 HAP1_SCAFFOLD_115, whole genome shotgun sequence DNA segment encodes these proteins:
- the LOC138065248 gene encoding mucin-22-like → MMERALGLLALGALLTAGWALRSPPAEFVCANETEATGDGGGSSRGPGRPAQPGSRGDGGATAGPEDAGTPVTTDGVMDLVGHVTTGYGGDMEAVANDGGTFMEKMEDPGATTVPGDTGTPVTTVSTTDGTTVGHVTVAQGGDRDVVANDGGTFMEKMEDPGATTVPGDSGTPVTTVSTTDGTTVGHVTVAQGGDRDVVANDGGTFMEKMEDPGATTVPGDTGTPVTTVSTTDGTTVGHVTVAQGGDKSRDAVAGDGGVFVEGTGVPCATTVPEDTGILVTTVYGEDLDMVANAGDTFVEKMKDPGATTVPGDTGTPVTTVYTTDGTTVGHVTVAPGGNRDTVADDGDTFMERMQGLGATTICGRQMVTAGHVTAAPAGDKSRDAVANHGGIFMEGTERPGATTVPREAGTPVTSVSTTDGTTVGHVTMAPGGDRDAMANAGDTFLEKMKVPGATTVPGDAGTPVTTVYTTDGTMVGHVTASQGGDRDAMANDGGVFVEGTGRLCATTVPGDSGTPVTTVYGGDRDTVANDGDVFLEGTQGPSVTTMSGDAGTPVTSVYTMDVVGHVIQGGDRDTVATDGGIFMEGTEDPDATTVPGDTETPVTTIYGGDMDTVATDEGVFMEGTQGPGATTELGDMSTSITTLHAMDRTTVGHVTMVYGGDRDVVANTGDTSLEKMKDPGATTVPGDTGTPVTTDGTTVGHVTMVYGGDRDVVAKAGDTSLEKMKGPGATTVPGDTGTPVTTDGTTVGHVTMVYGGDRDVVANAGDTSLEKMKDPGATTVPGDTGTPVTTDGTTVGHVTMVYGGDRDVVANAGDTFLEKMKDPGATTVPGDTRTPVTTDGTTVGHVTMVYGGDRDVVTNAGDTSLEKMKGPGATTVPGDTGTPVTMVGHVTASRGGDRDAVADGDGGVLVAGTGGAGAMAAAPPPARVPPGRFPVTLPRGPPAPPAPAGAFGLRPPGLLLLLLLTPLLAALLQ, encoded by the exons atgatGGAgcgagccctggggctgctggcgcTGGGCGCCCTCCTGACGGccg GCTGGGCCCTGCGGTCGCCCCCGGCCGAGTTCGTTTGCGCTAACGAGACGGAGGCGACGGGCGACGGAGGAGGGagcagccgcggccccgggcgcccggccCAGCCAG GTTCCCGCGGGGACGGTGGCGCCACCGCGGGGCCCGAGGACGCGGGGACCCCCGTCACCACGGACGGCGTCATGGACCTGGTGGGACATGTCACCACGGGCTACGGAGGGGACATGGAGGCGGTGGCCAACGATGGAGGCACCTTCATGGAGAAGATGGAGGATCCTGGTGCCACCACGgtgcctggggacacggggacccccgTGACGACGGTCTCCACCACGGATGGGACCACGGTGGGACATGTCACCGTGGCCCAGGGAGGGGACAGAGATGTGGTGGCCAATGATGGAGGCACCTTCATGGAGAAGATGGAGGATCCTGGTGCCACCACGGTGCCTGGGGACTCGGGGACCCCCGTGACGACGGTCTCCACCACGGATGGGACCACGGTGGGACATGTCACCGTGGCCCAGGGAGGGGACAGAGATGTGGTGGCCAATGATGGAGGCACCTTCATGGAGAAGATGGAGGATCCTGGTGCCACCACGgtgcctggggacacggggacccccgTGACGACAGTCTCCACCACGGATGGGACCACGGTGGGACATGTCACCGTGGCCCAGGGAGGGGACAAGTCCAGGGACGCAGTGGCCGGTGATGGAGGAGTCTTCGTGGAGGGGACGGGGGTTCCTTGTGCCACCACGGTGCCAGAGGACACAGGGATCCTCGTCACCACGGTCTACGGAGAGGACTTGGACATGGTGGCCAATGCTGGAGACACCTTCGTGGAGAAGATGAAGGATCCTGGTGCCACCACGgtgcctggggacacggggacccccgTGACGACGGTCTACACCACGGATGGGACCACGGTGGGACATGTCACCGTGGCCCCAGGAGGTAACAGGGACACGGTGGCCGACGATGGAGACACCTTCATGGAGAGGATGCAGGGACTCGGTGCCACCACAATCTGTGGCCGGCAGATGGTCACAGCAGGACATGTCACCGCAGCCCCAGCAGGGGACAAGTCCAGGGACGCGGTGGCCAACCATGGAGGCATCTTCATGGAGGGGACGGAGAGACCTGGTGCCACCACGGTGCCCAGGGAGGCGGGGACCCCCGTCACCAGCGTCTCCACCACGGATGGGACCACAGTGGGACATGTCACCATGGCCCCAGGAGGTGACAGAGATGCGATGGCCAACGCTGGAGACACCTTCTTGGAGAAGATGAAGGTTCCTGGTGCCACCACGGTGCCCGGAGACGCGGGGACCCCCGTGACGACGGTCTACACCACGGACGGGACCATGGTGGGACATGTCACCGCGTCCCAGGGAGGCGACAGGGACGCAATGGCCAACGATGGAGGCGTCTTCGTGGAGGGAACAGGGCGTCTTTGTGCCACCACGGTGCCTGGGGACTCAGGGACCCCCGTGACCACGGTCTACGGAGGAGACAGGGACACGGTGGCCAATGATGGAGATGTCTTCCTGGAGGGGACGCAGGGACCCAGTGTCACCACCATGTCGGGGGACGCGGGGACCCCCGTCACCAGTGTCTACACCATGGATGTGGTAGGACATGTCATCCAGGGAGGTGACAGGGACACGGTGGCCACCGATGGAGGCATTTTCATGGAGGGGACAGAGGATCCTGATGCCACCACGGTGCCCGGGGACACGGAGACCCCCGTGACCACGATCTACGGAGGGGACATGGACACGGTGGCCACCGATGAAGGTGTCTTCATGGAGGGGACGCAGGGACCAGGTGCCACCACGGAGCTTGGGGACATGAGTACCTCCATCACCACGCTCCATGCCATGGACAGGACCACGGTGGGACATGTCACCATGGTCTACggaggggacagggacgtggTGGCCAACACTGGAGACACCTCCTTGGAGAAGATGAAGGATCCTGGTGCCACCACGGTgcccggggacacggggacccccgTGACCACGGATGGGACCACGGTGGGACATGTCACCATGGTCTACggaggggacagggacgtggTGGCCAAGGCTGGAGACACCTCCTTGGAGAAGATGAAGGGTCCTGGTGCCACCACGGTgcccggggacacggggacccccgTGACCACGGATGGGACCACGGTGGGACATGTCACCATGGTCTACggaggggacagggacgtggTGGCCAACGCTGGAGACACCTCCTTGGAGAAGATGAAGGATCCTGGTGCCACCACGGTgcccggggacacggggacccccgTGACCACGGATGGGACCACGGTGGGACATGTCACCATGGTCTACggaggggacagggacgtggTGGCCAACGCTGGAGACACCTTCTTGGAGAAGATGAAGGATCCTGGTGCCACCACGGTGCCCGGGGACACGAGGACCCCCGTGACCACGGATGGGACCACGGTGGGACATGTCACCATGGTCTACggaggggacagggacgtggTGACCAACGCTGGAGACACCTCCTTGGAGAAGATGAAGGGTCCTGGTGCCACCACGGTgcccggggacacggggacccccgTGACCATGGTGGGACATGTCACCGCCTCCCGGGGAGGCGACAGGGACGCGGTGGCCGACGGAGACGGAGGCGTCTTggtggcggggacggggggagccggggccatggccgccgccccccccccggcccgggtgCCCCCCGGCCGCTTCCCGGTGacgctgccccgcggccccccggcgccccccgcccccgccggggcctTCGGCCTCCGGCcccccggcctcctcctcctcctcctcctcacccccctccTGGCCGCTCTCCTCCAAtga
- the LOC138065241 gene encoding zinc finger protein 428-like, with product MAEGPQPGEAGGDGGAFEDDDGAGAGLPEDEDESEATSVSSGDSGPPTPAANGYAGGRSRTATTPPAGGGGRSSPEGGAAGRGGAEWHECPECGRGFGTSRALKVHRSYHVGRKRPPGPGRPPGAARAGVGAAPPPPGPSHYICAECGLGFGAPAALGAHRCEHGRHRRHRRPAAASPSPRRPGAAAARPPYRCTECPGAFGLVADLHEHYMLHARGEL from the exons ATGGCGGAGGGGCCGCAGCCGGGGGAggccggcggcgacggcggcgcctTCGAGGACGACGACGGAGCCGGAGCCG ggctgccggAGGACGAGGACGAGTCGGAGGCCACGTCGGTGTCGTCGGGCGACAGCGGCCCCCCCACGCCCGCCGCCAACGGCTACGCag GCGGCCGGAGCCGGACGGCGACGACgccgccggcgggaggcggcggcaggagcAGCCCCGAGGGGGGAGCGGCGGGTCGCGGCGGCGCCGAGTGGCACGAGTGCCCCGAGTGCGGCCGGGGTTTCGGCACGTCGCGGGCGCTCAAGGTTCACCGCAGCTACCACGTGGGTCGCaagcgcccgccggggccgggccgcccgcccggcgctgcccgggccggggtgggggccgccccgccgccgcccggcccctctCACTACATCTGCGCCGAGTGCGGCCTGGGCttcggggcgccggcggcgctgggcgcccACCGCTGCGAGcacggccgccaccgccgccaccgccgcccggccgccgccagcccctcgccccggcgtcccggcgccgccgccgcccggcccccctaCCGCTGCACCGAGTGCCCCGGCGCCTTCGGCCTCGTGGCCGACCTGCACGAGCACTACATGCTGCACGCCCGCGGCGAGCTCTGA